The sequence below is a genomic window from Theobroma cacao cultivar B97-61/B2 chromosome 6, Criollo_cocoa_genome_V2, whole genome shotgun sequence.
tttaaatttgataatgATAATCTAATCATTAACggtgttaaaattttttccattATCAATATTAACTTGATATTTGCTTGCCCTAATGTGGCGTATTGTTGTTGATTGAATTTTATGACATACTTTCCAAGAATAATGCAATGATTGTGCTGACATGGCATTGATCAAATACAGATATGAATTTTAAGTGATGATGTGATGTTGATGAGGTGTTATTATATTGTTGACGtggtatttttgtaatttacaCATAATAAATGTTAGTTTTTGGAAATGAATGCTATTGTGTTTTATgctaagtttttttaatttacatatcaaTGTGTATTAGACTTGACAATTTTAGACACAACACGTTAACACGATACAGAAAGACATAAGGTtaaatagatttatatttaGTCTTAACGTATCAGACACGAGTAACACGTTTAATTAATTgtgttaatcgtgttatcatgtttaaacatataaacgtgtttaaatgtgtatacatgacacatttattaacttgttaattattaatagtcaaatattgttttagtcttacttaaataatatcaaacaattattttaataagatttttaaattttataaagataataatgtaattatgtCATGCCCAAAccctaattttaaattttgttttgttatatttgatgttagtgttattttgttttgttataattgtttttataattattgattttaaatttaaataataaaattatatttaattataaatatttttatttaatcgtgttaaatGTGTTAATTGTATTATTAATCATGTCGTGTCATATATTGACATGTTTAACAAATGTGTTACTTGTGTCGTGTTATATGGTTATTAAACGTATACGtgtacatattttaaatttaagatacGAATAATATTCTTTTGTGTTCGTATTTAACCTTAACGTATTTCGTGTCTAATTGTATTTGACAAGTTTAAGATACAAAAACACAAATTGTCAAGTCTAATGTCTATGTTTATCAACCCTACATCAATACAATCATtacatcatttttaaaaagtcatgtcatAAGATGTAATGCCATATCAACAAGAATATAGTATGTTACTATATTCAAATACCATGTTAATATAAACAacgaaaaaattttaatattgttgATGATTGGATTGACATTATCAATTTTGAAGTGTATAGggacttaatttttataaattgttttatatatgaattaaatttactATTTTGACAAAGTATAAGTattaattgcataatttaattaaatattaaattataatattgatTGAATTGtataatttgttaatttaatatttaaactttGAGCTTATGTACTAATCCAAGCGAACTTATTAAGATTAAGGCCTAACAAATCAACTTTTGAGAATCTCAAATTCAAAAGTCCGACTCAGTCACCTTCCAGCGTGATTGATAAATTAAGGCAGATAAAATTGACCCACCACTTTTATTGTGATTGAGCCTCACCCTCACATGTCACCTATAAACCCATTCAATAATAATTTGCTACCTCTAATTAAACAAAAGGGAaatactttgtttttttttaaaaaagaaatattaatatttttgagATGGCATAAACTTaaattgcttttttttttttagaaaacaaaaacaaacatAAACTTGAATTACTTATAATATGTTTGGTTGAGTGGAATGGTTTTCTCTCAACCTAATTTGGTTGGGAGGAATGGCCATTCTTCGGAATTGCTTCCTCCCAACTTAGTGTGGTTGGGAGGAATGGCCATTTAGGGAGAAGTTGGAATAGCCCTTATTGACTCTTCCCTTGATAATGGCTATTTTGGAAAGGAATAGGTTAAAAATGTTAATAGATAAAAATgcttttcattaattttaaaaattaccattATATACAAGATGCATTTTATTCagttttcataatttttttctttctctaaccATCTACCTCTCTCATTCTCTCATTAAATTTCCTCCACCACCGATCGCTAATGGGAGTGTTAGATTGATGCTCCTTTACGTTGGCCACACCTTTGGTGGGCGACAGAtgaaaagaatgaaatgaaaaaaaaaaaccttaaatgaatttaaaataaaaaagtgtaacttttaattatcaattataaaaattaaaataaaattttaatacaaattataaaaactaatattttaaatttaaaaattaaattaaaattaaaattataaaaattaaattttaaaaattaaattaaaattttaattataaattataaaatattaatatttttaagattaaagaataaaataaaaataatgatattaatgtattaattattaatattttaaatgatatctaaattatttatgttctaaaaattaaaataaacaatcatattaaaattttaaataacaatttattaatattttaaataggGATTAgggtttaaattgaaaataaaatattataatacaagacatttttatctttttacttatttttttgttattcaagagctatttttaccaaacaatcattaaaaaaaatcatagcAACAGTTCCTACCCTATGCcattcaataaataaaactaTATAACAtctattcttattttattctatttttgcataatagttattttatttctccTTTATTCCATTCTACAAATCAAACATTGAATTGCCAAAAAAAGAGGGAAGTGGTAGTGGTACTGAGAAGTGTTTACAGTTTAGGTTAAACCCAATTGACACCTTTAAAATCTTAGATCGATTCAAATTTGATGAGCTCATTTAAGGtagatttattattaaatataaaaaatgtatatcaatataataatatttaaatattttaaaaataaaattaaaataaataattatgtattcaaataataatatccCATGCCAAAGCCTAAAAATATATCCAAGGATGGACTTATGTCATGCCAAACTAGATTCTGTTAAAGCCAATTGTTCGGGTTGTATCAAGTGACACTGAAACAAATCGAAAACAAGTTCGGTTGGTTTCCTCTTAAAGCCAAAAttttaacttcattttatCAGTTGTAAAATTGAAAGATCTAAATTATATACAAATAACATCTAACATCTAAATAAGAACattctcaaaagaaaaaataatatataagaTTGATTAGGAAGGTtaaataattcttattaaaataatatatatataaatttaaaaatataatatttaagttCAATTGATTCGATCATttcaattaaaagatttaaacatcaaaattaacCAAACACAACTAATTAATCGTCAATTTGTTTCGGATTGGATCCGTTTTGCTGAACCTTACTTTTTTTACTGCAGCCTATTCCAGCTTATGGcccaatttcaatattttgaagaAGTCGGGCCAGAAGATTCACAAGGTGGGCTTAGTTGGCATTTTAGCCCTAAAACCATTTAACCCATGTGGCAAAATCCTATAGGACCCTAGTGTAGCAAATACCTACACCAGCAGCACagaagataaaaaagaaacgaAGACTGACCGGTAGTTTCTCTCGTGCATGCGTTTTTTTTCCACTTaaccaacttttttttttaatttcttttgaagcTAACAAAATACTTCAAAACGAACAAATATCTAATTAAAACCCTcccagaaaaagaaaaaagaaaaaataaaaaccgaAAAGAAGGTTTGTAATGTTGTGTTGTTGTAGGAATTTTGAGGAAGAAGAGATctgagaagaaaaagaaatcaatatatatatatatatatatttatatatttatatctataTCTGCGGAGGAGGAGGGTAGTGTGATAGTGGGTCATGGAGATGGATACCAACGGAGCCGGCACGAGCTCCGCTGCTGCTGGTGGAGGTGGCGTTTCAACTTCAACCTCTGATTCATCTTCAGCGGCCAAAAGGAATTCCAAAAAACCCAAATGTCTGTTCCCTTCGTGCCCCCCATCTTGTTAATCTTTTCCCACTAATATCTGCATTGCTGAATtgggtttttatatattattctttttcttttgatgaaTCTGTTACAACGGGTGCCATGTGGCTAAATACCCAACAATAAGTAACAAGGAAAAATGAATTCTGGGTTTTGCTTACATTTATTGattgtaattttatgtttaatgaGACTTGTTATGATACTTATAATTTTCCTGGTCAATGGCTGCTGATTTTATATTatctgtttttctttctttttcatatacagttttgcaaattaaaaatggGCTTATGGTTATTTTCGTCTTTTTGTTGGGTTGCAGATTCTAGGTTCACGCAGCAAGAGCTTCCTGCTTGCAAGCCCATTCTTACACCAGGATTGGTATTGTTTAAAACTCTCTTTGTCGAATTTTTCTTTCTGGGTACATGTGACAAACTCCAAGGCAGAGCCTAGACGTTAACCTTCTTAAGGAGCGATTACAACTGCTAGAAATCTTGTGTTCAATTACTAGGATTGTGGAAGTTGTGATTTCTGTTTGACATCTGTATTAATGCGAGCTTACATTTTCCCTTGttgttatatatattgtgGTGGATTGCAGGTCATTACAACATTTACCATCATTGGAATCATCTTCATCCCAATTGGACTTGTGTCATTGTCTGCATCGGAGCATGTAGTGTATTCTTCCTCTTTAACATCTCTACTTCAACGAGTTTGTTCCTTACTATTTATTTATGCTGAACTTCTTTGCTGTCTTTGACGTATAGGTGGTGGAAATTGTGGATCGCTATGATGAAGGCTGTGTTCCTCcaaattattccaaaaataaacTTGCATACATCCAAAGCAGTCTAACTAACAAGTCTTGCACCAGGACTTTGAATGTTAGTCCAAATCcttctctattttttatttgttcaaGGAGTCCAGTCTTATACCTCTTTTACACGTTCTGCTTTTCCACATTTTATCTTAACATGTTGCTTCTGCTAATGAGCATTGATTTATCCTCTTTTTGCCTCCCTTTTTCAGGTTCCTAAGCTGATGAAAAGTCCTGTTTTTATCTATTATCAGCTTGATAACTTCTACCAGAACCATCGGCGGTGTGTAGTACTTATTTGTAGAATTGTTCTATACTTATATCAATTTATCCATACCATGTTTAAGTTTAGTGAGTGTTTCTATTTTATTGTATTATTTAGGTTCATAACTCTTTCATGAAAGGTTTTGGAGTATTTTTTATGCTGCTAAATGCTAATTAATGCATCTTCTTTGTATTGTGCTTGACTTGAAAATCCTTTCCAGTATTGTTACCtttcatctttaaatttttttacatttttgtgGGAAATTGCTTGCAGTTATGTTAAAAGTCGAAGTGATAAACAGTTGCGGAGCAAGGCATATGAGCGTGATACAAAAAGTTGTGACCCTGAAGGTTTTGTATTAGATGGTCCGATAGTTCCTTGTGGCCTCATTGCATGGAGTTTGTTCAATGACACATATGGATTTTCTGTGAAAAGTAAGATGTTAGAAGTCAACAAAAAGAACATAGCATGGGACAGTGACAAAGAACATAAATTTGGATCCGATGTTTATCCAAAAAATTTCCAGAGTGGAGGTTTGATTGGAGGTGCAAAACTGAATTCGAGCATACCTGTAAGTCTTGCTTGTTATAATTCTATTGTATTACATAATACAAtactttttttccttccttgtCTTCTTTCCTTAGGGCCACGATTTTCATTACTCTTCTGATTGCAACAGTTAAGCGAACAAGAGGATCTTATCGTTTGGATGCGTACAGCAGCACTACCAACTTTCAGAAAACTCTATGGGAGGATAGAGGAGGACCTCCAAGCCAATGAGCAAATTACTGTTGTAATACAGAACAATTATAACACCTACAGTTTTGGGGGCAAGAAGAAGTTGGTGCTTTCAACCACAAGTTGGATAGGTGGAAAAAATGATTTCCTTGGCATAGCATATATTACTGTAGGGGGGCTGTGCTTGTTTTTAGCAGTAAGCTTCATACTTCTTTATGTTATCAAGCCAAGGTGAGTTAATGCTTTAATTTTTACCAACTACCATACATGCTAGtaaatctaaaaattctttataATGTAGTTGTAAACATTCTTTTGGAAAGTA
It includes:
- the LOC18595456 gene encoding ALA-interacting subunit 1, with the translated sequence MEMDTNGAGTSSAAAGGGGVSTSTSDSSSAAKRNSKKPKYSRFTQQELPACKPILTPGLVITTFTIIGIIFIPIGLVSLSASEHVVEIVDRYDEGCVPPNYSKNKLAYIQSSLTNKSCTRTLNVPKLMKSPVFIYYQLDNFYQNHRRYVKSRSDKQLRSKAYERDTKSCDPEGFVLDGPIVPCGLIAWSLFNDTYGFSVKSKMLEVNKKNIAWDSDKEHKFGSDVYPKNFQSGGLIGGAKLNSSIPLSEQEDLIVWMRTAALPTFRKLYGRIEEDLQANEQITVVIQNNYNTYSFGGKKKLVLSTTSWIGGKNDFLGIAYITVGGLCLFLAVSFILLYVIKPRPLGDPSYLSWNRSPSGHPN